The genome window TAAAGAATTGGCCAGGGCATAGCACCAGGCAATCTGTAAATGGGTGATGTTGGCGACCACTTCGTCTTTTTCGTCTTTGTTGGCCTTAATAAAAGTGATAGACTGCCTGATGAGCGTTCGGCTGTCGTTGACGATCTCGCCCCAAACCTTTCGGCCTTCCCACCAGCGATCATAAGCTGAGTTGGTCCTGAAACCCAGCAGCAGCGAAATCGCCGTTCCCAGAATGGTAATGATGGATATAGGAAAAGAGAGAAAATGCCAGTTCTGGTAGCTAAAAAGGTAAAAAACCAGCGTCGCGTAGGCAGTAACGGCCAGCAGACCGTGCCAGATGCCTTTGAGCAGCCGCCAGATTGAAAAGACTTGCTTAACGTACATGATAGGGGAATTTGTATAACGTAAATGCTTGTGATAAAAAAGAATGCCCGCACTGGGCAGCCAGCAAGATTTCATAAATAATTGATAAAAAAACAGCTCACAGAAATATTATTTCCGTGAGCTGTTTTTTGTAGATGTGCATGATGCTAAGCTATCTCAGCAGCAGGCGCATCAGGCGGCGTATGGTCGTGTTTCTTCTTGCCCATGGCTATCTTTTCAATGGCAACAAAAAGAACAGGCACCACGAAGATGGCCAGCGAGGTTGCTGCAAGCATCCCCCCGAATACGGTCCAGCCGATGGTTTTTCTTGATTCTGCCGCAGCTCCACTGGCAAATGCAAGCGGAAGTACACCCAGAATAAAGGCCAGAGAGGTCATAATGATGGGGCGCAACCTGAGCCGAACGGCTTCCAGGGTAGCTGCTACAAGCTCCATACCGCCATCGACACGTTCCTTGGCAAATTCAACGATCAAGATCGCGTTCTTTGCCGCAAGGCCGATCAGTGTAATCAGACCGATCTGTGCATAAATGTTATTTGATAAATTCGGCAGGAATGTAAGTGTCAGAATCGAGCCGAAAGCGCCGATAGGGACGGCAAATAGCACTGAGAAAGGGATAGACCAGCTTTCGTATAATGCTGCCAGAAACAGGAACACAAACACGATCGAGATCGAAAAGATCAATGTTGTACTGTCACCCGCTTTAATCTCCTCGCTACTCATACCAGAGAATTCGTAACTATAACCAGCGGGTAGTTTCTGGGCAACCTCACGCAGCGCGTTAATGGCCTGACCACTACTGTAACCCGGCTTAGGCGTTCCGTTGATTTCGACAGAACGGTAAATGTTATAGTGGGAAATCAAAGCCGGGTTTTCTACCACTTTGGTTGTTACCAGCGAGCCGAGCGGGATCATATTTCCTTCTCGGTTGCGGACGTAGAACTGCTTGATTTTATCCAGCGACGAGCGGAAACTGCTGTCAGCCTGCACCATTACCCGGAAGTTACGTCCGTAAAGGTTGAAATCGTTTACATAACTACTTCCCAGAAGCGTCGAAAGCGAGCTGAATACATCATTGACCTGAACACCCAATTTCTTGGTTTTGTCGCGGTCCACATCAATCTGGTAACTCGGCGTTCTGGCATTAAAGAAAGTATAGGCCATGGCAATCTCTGGACGCTTGTTGACCTCACCAAGGAAATTACGCATCACACCCTCGAACTGCTGAATGTTGTCGGTGCTGGTGGATTGTTGCAGCTGGAATGTAAAACCAGAGGTTGCACCAAGCCCGGGAATAGCCGGCGGAGCAATAGCGAGCACCCTTGCTTCCTTAATATCGGCCGTACGGGCCTGTATCTGCTTGATTACCGCCTGCACGTGATGCTCGGCGCCTTTACGGTCTGCCCACGGCTGCAAGCTGATAAAGAGCGTACCCACATTGGACTTGTTTGAAAAGCTTAAAACGTTAAGTCCTGCCAAACCACCCGCTACACGAACTTCGGGAATTGCAGAAACGCGCTTCATGACCTCTTTGAGCATAGCAATGTTACGCGTCGTTGAAGTGGCCTCCTGCATCTCATAAGTTACAAAAAGACGCCCTTCATCTTCAACCGGGATAAAACCCGATGGTTTGTTTTTGAAAAGGAAAAACAGACCCACAAACAGGCAGACCATCATCACAAGCACCAGCGGAGTTGCCTTGATCCATTTGGCCACGCCACGCGTGTAGCCATTTGAGACTTTGTCAAACCAACGGTTGAAGCGATCAAAAAATCTTTCCAGCCAGTTCTTCTTGTCATTTTCACCTTTGGAGGGTTTGAGCATGATCGTGCAGAGCGCAGGCGTAAGCGAAAGGGCAACAAAAGCCGAAAGCAAAACAGATACGGCAATGGTGATGGCAAACTGCTGATAGAGCCGTCCTACAATTCCGGGCACAAAACTCACCGGAACAAAAACGGCAGCCAGGATAAGGGCAATCGCAATTACAGGTCCAGAGATATCCTTCATCGCCTGAACGGTTGCCTCCTTGGGCGACATTTTCTTTTCGTCAATATAATGCTGGACGGCCTCGACAACCACAATGGCATCATCGACAACTATACCAATGGCCAGTACGAATGCAAATAGCGTAAGGGTGTTGATCGTAAAACCAAACGGGATAAAGAAGATCAATGTACCAATCAGCGAAACGGGGATGGCAAGGATTGGAATTAGTGTTGCCCGCCAGTTTTGAAGAAACAAAAACACAACGACAACAACCAAAATCATCGCTTCGGCAAATGTTTTCAAAACCTCCTCAATCGAAACTTTAACTACGGTCGCCGTTTCATTGGGGATCACGTAATCGATGTCCTTGGGAAATGTTTTTTTCATTTCGGCAAGCTTGTTCATCACACCTTCATAGGTGGCAAGCGCGTTGGCGCCCGGCGCCTGATAGATCAAAACGAAGGCTGCTGGTTTTCCGGCAACAAATGCATTGGCACCGTAATCGAATTTACCCAGCTCAACGCGGGCTACATCACGCAAGTAAACAACACTTCCTTCCTGAGGCGAGCTTCTTACGATAATGTCCTCAAACTGCGCCTTGCTATTAAGGCGGCTATTGGTCAATACATTATATTCAAATGTCTGCGTATTGGGCTGCGGGTTACCGCCCACGGTTCCGGCTGCAACTTGAAGGTTTTGCTCGGCAAGCGCCGCTGAAATATCCGAAGGCGTCATGCGCAGGTTGGCCAGCTTTTCGGGGTTCAGCCAGATCCGCATACCAAAATCATCTGCTCTGGAAATAATATCTCCAACCCCTTTTACGCGCTGTAATGCGTCTTTAAGATAAATGTTGGCATAGTTACCAATAAACTGGGCATCATGGGTGCCATTGGGTGAGTACAATGCCAAAACGATCATGATACTTGGCTGGCGTTTTCTTACAGTCAAACCAAGACGCTTAACGGCATCGGGTAGGGTAGGCTCTGCCACACTTACCCTGTTCTGAACGTCCAGGGCGGCAATGTCGACATTGGTTCCAACATCAAAAACAACATTAATGCTGCTTTGACCGCTGCTGGTCGAGTTACTGGACATGTAAGTCATGCCCGGCGTACCGTTGATCTGGGTTTCAATAGGCGTCGTTGTGGTCTGCTCAACGGTCTGGGCGTCGGCGCCGGTAAAGTTACCGCTTACTGTTACGGTAGGCGGCGTTACATCCGGATACTGCGCAACAGGCAATATGGTCAGTGCAATAAGACCCACCAGCACCAGCACGATGGACGTAACAATGGCTGTAACGGGCCTTTTTATAAAAATATCTGCAATCATTTTTACTGGATTATAATATTAGTAAAAGAGCGAAGGATTATTTTCCCTCTTTAATAACTGCGCCTTCTCTCAGGTTCTGAACGCCTTCTACGGCAATCTTTTCTCCTTCTTTCAGCCCTTCTTTAATGATCACGTTGGCTCCCAGGGATGTTCCCAGCACAACCCGGCGCTGGCTTACTTTGCTGCTGTCGCCAGCTACATATACAAAGAATTCGCCCAGCTGCTCGGTAACTGCCTTATAGGGGATCACCACAGATTTGGCAGCAGCATTATTAAGCACGCGCACAGTTCCGCTCATGCCAGAACGCAGCCGGTTATCTTTGTTTGGAAAAACAAGCCTTGTCTTAATGGTCCCTGTTTGCGGGTCAACAGCGCGGTCGATCAGGGCGATTTTGCCTGTCGCAGGAAAAATATCGTTTCCAAATTTCAAAGTGAATGTGGAATCAGCCGCCTTTGCGTTTTTCATCAATGTCGAAAACCGGTAGATTTCTCTTTGGTCTACATTAAAATCAACTGCCAATTGGGTGTCGGTTGAAACAGTGTTCAGAATGGTCTGGCCAGCCGTTACAGCCGCGCCCACTTTCACCATCGAGATGCCAATCACACCATCAAAGGGAGCAGTCACCTTGGTATAGTTTACACTCGTTTGAACCGCCTGAATGTTTGCCTTGGCCGCCTCAGCCTGTCTTTTGGCTACTTCCAGGGCTGCATCTGCATTATCAACAAGCTGTTTGGCCACAGCATCGTTTTTTTCAAGCTCATGGTAGCGGTCAGCATCTTTCTGAGCGCGGGCCAGATTGGCTTGCTGCACATTAAGGTTGGCAACAGCCTGATCATAATTGGCATTATAAAGCTGCGCATCAATAGAATAAAGCAGCTGGCCCTTTCTTACGCGGGAGCCGTCTTTGAAATGAATGCCGGTGATAAAGCCCGTAACCTGCGGCCGAAGCTCAATTTCGTTCAGCGCAGTGACTGTGCCTGGATATTCGTCGTAATAGGTTGCATCTGCGGTCGTCACAGCTACAAGTGAGACCGGCACGGCCGGGGGAGCTGCTGCTTGCTGCTGCTGCTCTTTTTTATCTCCGCAAGAGCTCAGAATGCCCAGAAACAGTGCTGCTGAAAAGTATGGTAATTTATTTGAGAACATAATAGGGGTATTTTTCGATTTAATAGTTCATTTGCCCAAGGGCTTTTTGCACATCGATCTTACTGGCCAGAGTCTGGTAGAGCGCATTGTAATAACTGATGCGTGCCAATCGCAGGTCGGTTTCCGAGGTTACCACTTCCAGATAGGTTTTAATGCCTGATTTATATTGGAGCTGGATGACATCATATACTTCGCGGGCCAGGTCCATATTATCCTTCTGGGCAAGCAGATTCGTCAGATTGCCTTTGTAGTTAGCCAGCGCCTGCGAGTATTCGGCGCTCACATTCATTTGAAGGCCTTTTATGTCCCAATCAAGCCGTTTGATCTGCCATTCTGCGGCCTTGGTGTTGGCCTTTCTTTTACCGCCCTGGTAAAGGGGCAGCGAAAGCGTCAGCAGTCCGAAGGAATTGGGATAATTCTTGTTGTAAAGATCGGTAAACTGGTTATTCTGAAAGTTCAGGTTGTAAGCCCCGTTGAGCGAAATATTAGGCAGATAGCTCCATTTGTTATATTGAAGATTTGCTTCCAAAAGCTTTTTCTGCGTGCTCAGCAGCTGAAATTCTATGCGCGAGTTCAGATCCAGATTTTGCAGCGTATCCAGCGATATCTCTCTTTCCATCTGCAATGTGTCATAGGCGATCGCTAGCTGCTTGTCGGATGGGTAACCCATTAACGATTTCAGATAATCGAGCTTGGCTTTCAAAAGCTCCTCATTGCTTTTCTTGCTGGCTTTGGTGTTGTTAAGCGAAATGGTCGCACGCTTAAAATCAATTTTATCAGCAATTCCTGACTTGTATTGATTTTCTGCATCCTTTAAGCTTCTTTCCAGGCGCTGAATATCTTCCTGAGCTACATCAATCTGCTGGGTCGTTGCCAGCACATCATAAAATGCTTTGGAAACATTGACGGCAATGTCGGTCTTATTAAAGGAAGTGTTCTGGCTGGCCTGTAAGAGCACGTCTCTTTTGGTCTGGTTTGCCAACAGCACATCGCGGTTGAAGATCTGCTGCGATAATGTGAACTGCGCTGCGGAAATGTTGCTGACACCAAGCTTTACGGGATTACCGGCAATGATGCTGGTCTGCACGATAAAGTTGTGCTGCAAGTTGTAATTGAAATTGATCTGCGGATACCAGTCGGCAAGCCTGCTGCGAATCTGATTTTCGGTAATCCGCTCATCGATCAGCGATTGCTGAACAATGGGCTGGTTTTTAATGGCGTAGTCAACAACCGCCTGCAAAGTTGCCTGCTCCAATAAGGGCGCCTCTTTGGAACTTTCCTGAATGGCCTGAGAAAATATCGGGCAAAAAGAAGTGAGTGAAAGCAGTGCCGAGCTAAGCGCCAAACGCATTGTTTTTTGTGGCTTAGACCAATACTTCATGTAGATTTTTATTTTATGAAACAGATAGATATTGACGCTTCAATAGCGCCGAGGTTAAGAACGGGACCCGGTCGTCAGCTGTCGGTAGGGATAAAATCTAAGCCTGACTGGAAAATCACTGGGTGGGCTAAGGGATACATAAAAGGTTCAGGATGAAAAAATTTTGTATACAAACGGTGACATAATAGCCGTAAAAAACAGCCCGTCAGGGTTCTTGGATTGTACTTATTAAGGATTTAAAACCCGGAATAGTTTCACGGTAACCAGTAAAAATTTGGGCTGCCAGGCAATCTTCTTCTAATAATCAAAATTTTAAAAGAAATTGTGCACAAACCCTGCCAGCTGCCGGAATGTGCTACGGATTGCAATATTCATGGGAGCTTGCTGCGCGCGCCTGGCAGTTACTTACAACGCATTCACCTCTTGGGCAGGTTGGGGCCAGATCTTTTCAAGGATCAGCGCAAAGAATATAACAAGGGCGCAGCCGATCAGGTTAAGCCATAGAAAGGCAGTCAGATCCAGCCAGTAGCTGAGAACCACAAATATTTCACCCAGTATACTGGCAAAAAACACAGCCCTGCTACCGATTTTGGGAAAATAAAATGCGACCAGGAATATGCCCAGGATCACCCCATAAAACAATGAACCCAGAATGTTAACGGCCTCGATCATACTGCCCAGCCGGGAGGCATACTGGGCAACGCCAATGCAGAAGACGCCCCAGAAGAATGTTGCCCAGCGGGAGGCTGCCACGTAATTGCGCGAATCATCATCTTTATGCACCATCCGTTTGTAAATATCCACAATGCTGCAAGAAGCCAGCGAGTTGTAAGCCGATGCCACCGAGCCCATTGACGCCAGCAGGATCACCGCAATCAGCAAACCAACCATTCCTACCGGCAGGTAATCAATCACAAATCTTAGAAAAATGTAGTTAACATCATTGATCTCGGCTCCATTGGCCTTTGAAAGCACGGCCCCGGCCTGTTTGCGCACATCCTGAACCTGGGTTTCGATCTTTGCCAGCGCAGTGCGGGACTGTTCAATGGCGGGCTCATCATCTTTTTTCAGCGCGCGCGTCAGCTCCATCACGTGCGGGCGCTTGGCGGCCTGAATGGCATCGTGCCGGGTTTCGAGCTTTTGGTATTCGGCCGCATACTGCGTTTTTCTGACCTGCTCCACGGCCGTTTCATTAAAGAACAGCGGCGGATTTGTAAACTGATAAAATGCAAAAACCAAAACGCCCACCAGCAGAATCATAAACTGCATCGGGATCTTTAAAAGACCATTCATGGCCAGCCCCAGCTTGCTTTGTCCCTGAGAGCTTCCCGTCAGAAACCGCCCGACCTGCGACTGATCCGTTCCAAAATAGGATAGTTGCAGAAAGAAACCACCGATCAGCCCTGACCATACATTATAACGGTTATTTAAATCAAAAGTAAAATCAATCAGATTAATCTTGCCCATCTTACCCGCCACGTGCAGCGCATCACTAAAGGAGACATCATTAGGCAAAAAACGAACAACCATTACGCCGGCAATCACCATTCCAACTGTGATGATGCCCATCTGCTGCAAGTGCGTGTGAGAAACCGCGCGGCTGCCGCCTGCAATGGTATAGAGCATGACAATGCCTCCGGAAATAATATTAGTCCACATAATGTCCCAACCCAGGATAGCAGAAAGAATCAGCGAAGGCGCATAGATGGAAAGCCCAGTGGAAAGTCCGCGCTGCAAAAGAAAAAGAAACGATGTGAGCGCGCGCGTTCGAAGGTCGAAGCGCCTTTCCAGGAACTCGTAGGCCGTAAATATTTTAAGCTGGCCAAATTTGGGCACAAATGTGATACAAAGCACCACCATAGCAAGCGGCAAACCAAAATAGAACTGCACGAACCGCATGCCGTCCGTATAAGCCTGACCCGGAGCAGATAAAAACGTAATAGCGCTGGCCTGCGTGGCCATCAATGACAGTGTTACGTGATACCAGGGCATGGACTGCCCGGCCAGTAAAAACGAGTCCATCGTATGCTTCTCGCGGCTGCGATAAATTCCGTAGGCAACAACAAATATCAGTGTGAGTGAGAGTACAATCCAGTCCAGCGAGCTCATTGAAAGTGTTTCATAAATAAATAGAAGAGGACAATCAGCAGAATGAGCGTGCCAATAAGCAGCTGATAAAGCTGTTTCCAGCTTTTGACAAATGGGGGTAATCCGTCGCGGTCAACCAGTTTTTTGCTATCCCCGTCCAGCGGGCTATGTTCGTTTACATTCATCGAGAGCGGGTTCGGGGATTAAGGCTGCGGGCAGCCGGGCATTTTGTTATCGGGCAGCGTGCCACCGGGTAACGTACCACCGGGCAGCGTGCCACCGGTAAAAATAGAACGGTTTTTACATTGTTTTAGCATGTGGGATGAAAATTGGGATGAACGGGTGGGCTGGCATTACGCAATTTATTGTTGCCGGTTATTATCTTTACCTTTCCAATTATTTAGTAACTTTTGCCATCCGACTATTAAACCTCAACGTTAACCACTTCTATATTGATGTCTACTTTCCGATTTCTACCTTTGATTGCCGTTGTGCTGGTGGCCGCACTGCCTGGATTGACACACGGCATGCCTCCGGTAAGCGCAGCCTTTCAAGATCAAACAACCCAAGGCGACACCAATGAAATAACTTCCGGAGGAAAGGCTTGGGTAGAGTTTGCTGGTTACGGCTCGACTGCTTCCAGGACGCCTTTTTGGTTCCATGCAAATCAATGGGGTATAGTGCCGACATCAGGTCAGATACTCAGTCTGCGCGCCGGAGTGGAAGCCAGGAGATTTTTAACAAAAGATTCTCAGTCCAAATCTAATTGGTCCGTTGTATATGGAGCGGAGTTCGTAGCTAACGGCGCAGCGCACAGTAAATTCCTAATTCCACAGGCGTATGCAGGCCTTGCATTCAAAAGCTTTCAACTTACGGTCGGAAGGCGCAAACAATATGTTGGATTTAACGACAATGAACTTGGAACAGGTTCTTATATGTGGTCGGGCAACGCGCTTCCTATTCCGCGTATACAACTGGGTTTTGAAAATTATGTTCCTTTAATCAAAAACTTCATCTATTTCAAAGGCTTCTATTCTGACGGGCTATTAGACGGTAAAAGGCCGGTTACAAGTGAATTGAAACTACATAATAAAGGTTTGTTCGTTCGCTTAGGAAAGCCAACCGGAACGGTGCAGCTGCATGGAGGTTTCAACCATGCAGTGCAATGGGGCGGTAAATCACCTTATTTTACAGAAAACGGCCAAATGCCTAGCGGTCTTGATAAATATTGGTATGTGATTACCGGATTCAAGCCGAACGGAAAGTTGAAAGATGTTTCGTCATTTGACAACGCTAATAGAATTGGTAACCATGTTGCGAGCCTTGACTTTGGTTTAGAGCTTAATTTGAAATCAGTCAACATCCTTTTTTATAGACAAAACCTGATTGAAGACGGATCGCTTTTTTATCTAAACAATGTCAAGGATGGATTAAATGGCGTGACATTTACTATGAAAAATCAAGAAGTCAGAAACTTCACATTGGATAAGCTGACATTTGAAGTGTTGTATACAAAAAGTCAGGGTGGAAGTGAGGCAGTTGACGGCAATGCTATCCGGGGGAAAGACGACTATTTCAATAATGCCCAGGTAAGGGACGGATGGTCCTATTATGGAAGAGGATTAGGGACACCTTTTATTACCCCACAGTCAGAAAACGACTGGCCGAGATACGCTGATTTTTTTACTAATAATAACAGGGTTTGGGTTGTACACACAGGCATGAAAGGCAAGCTGACAGGTGCTATTTGGACAACCAAGCTATCCCTGTCGAGTAATCAGGGAACTTACGATGTTCCATTACCAAGTAAATTGCTCCAATTTTCCGGAGTTGTCGGTCTCGAAAAGCAAGTAGAGTGGCTAGGCGGCTCAGTTATTAAAGGTGCAGTTTCGGCTGATGCAGGTGAGTTTCTTGACGATGCTTTCGGACTGATGCTCTCAATCCGAAAGAATCTGTCGTTTTAATTATTGCTGCTCTGCTGCAAGCCGCTGCAAACATTCTGCAAGGCTGTCTCTCCAATAAGGGATTTGAATAGAGAACGCCGTTTTGATTTTGGTTTTATCCATTACAGAATAGGCGGGGCGAACCGCCTTGGTCACGTATTCTGATGTCTTAACTGGATTAAGCTGGACCTGTGTTCCGCTGATGTCAAAAACAGCTTTGGCAAAGTCGTACCATGAAGTCACGCCCTCGTTGCTATAATGGTAAATACCGTACTCCTTGCTTCCAGATTCAATGATATCCAAAATTGCCCCCGCCAGGTCAATAGCATAAGTAGGAGAGCCCACCTGATCTATGATCACTCCAAGTTGATCTCTCTCTTTACCCAGCCTTAGCATTGTTTTAACAAAGTTATTGCCGTACTCAGAATAAAGCCAGCTTGTTCGGAGCGTGAAGTGTTCAGGCAAAATTTCCGCGATGGCTGCCTCACCTTCAAGCTTGGTCAATCCGTAAATATTTTCTGGTTCTGCTGGATCCGTCTCAGTCAACATGCCGGTTACATTGCCTTTAAAAACGAAGTCGGTAGATATGTGAATGAGATTCGCGCCATGTGCGGCACAGGCTCTCGCAATATTAGCAGCCCCATCCCTGTTCACTTTTAGGCAGATTTCCTGTTCGTCTTCGGCTTTGTCTACGGCCGTGTAAGCGGCGCAGTTGATGACGAAGGAAGGTTTTTCTACTGAGAATAATTTATTGAGAAGCTCTGCATCTAATATGTTGCCATCCTGTTCTGACGGGAATGATATGTCTGTAATGCTTCTTTCGGTCGCTACTTTTTTCAGGCAACTACCCAGTTGGCCTGATGCGCCTAATACTACTATTCTCATGTATCCTTGTTGAAAAACGTTCGAGGCAAAGATAAGGAATGAAGGAGCTTAGCAAAATTATTTATTGATAATAAGCTTTTTTGAATTAATAATTCCGTCCAAATTTTCCATGCTTAATATGTAGATACCAGAAGAAAGTAACCGAACATCAATTCCTCTGTCTGCCGACTTCGCGTCGATCCATGTTTTTCCAGTTAGGTCCTGGATCACAATGCGTCTAACGCGCTCAAAATTTGCACCCTGAACAAAAACGCGATCACTAGCAGGGTTAGGATATATACTAATAGACACCTCTTCTACCCGACCAAATTTTACAAATATCGGCTTACGGGTAACAGTTCCCTCCGGGAAAGTAGTTTTTAAACGATAAAAGTTTTTGCCCTTGGCGGGATTTAGGTCTTCCGCAAAATATCGAGATGAAACAGAATTGACTGCTGCCACACTAGCCACCTGCTCCCAGCTGGTGCTGTCGGTACTTTTTTCCACAGTGTATTTGATTGCCGTTATAGAGTCTGTATTCCATTCTAACTTAATTCTTTGGTTATTTGCGCTTCCACTGAAACTCGTAGTGGCTAACGCTGGTGCCGCGGCAGTTGACGCTGGATCGGCACCAAACGTGTACACGTTGTAGGTGTTTGGCACAATGAGAAGATTTGTAGTGATGGACCCACTGCTGTGGGAGCTTTGACCTCCTAAAATAGACGTTGCATCATAAGTAGATGCAATTTTTACCCATTTTTTGCCATCCCACCCGACAATGTATAATTTTGTCAGGTTTCCGTTGTTTAGCAATTGGGCTATCCCACTCTGGCTATCCCAAGTCAGGGTAATTCTGGTTTTCGTGCTACCATTAATATCCCAATACTCTTTTGTTGATATAACCTTCACGGCCGCTTCCTTTTGTGATGTTGGAAACGGAGCGCCTAAGGGCAATGGCCCATAATTTCCTCCTTTTGGATTGCTAGTGACTGCCACATTTGGGTTTGCACCATAATAGGCTCCCAAGGTTCCGTCTGCACTAACTGCAAATGGTCTAAATCGTCCATTGTCTCCAACAGGGAATGTAAAACGAGATGCTCCTGAAACCTGAACATAGCCATCAACGTAGTAACTTGTAATAGCAGAGGTGCTGACGAATGTTACCTTTCCAATGGAACTTTTCCGCTCAGCAGAGATATGGCCAGCTGATTGCGCTTCACAAAAGTTGTGGTATGCAAATATGATTAGGATGAACAAAAGCTTTTTCATTCCAATAAATATTACAATCGTAGAATTTTTATACTACAAATATAAAATAAATTGTATTGAAAGAGTAGTATTAATTCATATTTGTAGAATAAATACTATTTCGCTTAAAAGAGAGGCCCCTGATTTTAGGTTGTCACACCAAAATCAGGGGCCTCTCTTTTTAATTAGCGCAATCGCTTACTGCCCTCTGCCCAAAACCATCACTTGAACTGTTCGAAATATTAATTGCACATCGTCGAAAACACTATATGTTTTAAGGTATTGCAAGTCATATCTAAGACGCTCTACATTCTTAGCGACAGTATCAGCATAACCCACATTAATCTGACCAATGGATGTGATACCGGGCTTCACAGTAAGCAATCTCTGAAATTCATGCGGTGCCGCTTCCATGAGCATATCTACGTCATATTTGTAAAGTGGCCTAGGACCTACCACTGACATTTCACCTTTCAGCACATTAATGAACTGAGGAAGTTCATCCAGTCTCGATTTTCTTAACATCCGCCCAATCGGCGTTATGCGAGGATCACCATCCCCCTGTGAATGCTGCAACCCCATTTTATCGGCATCAACATACATGCTTCTAAACTTGTAAATAAAGAACATTTCTCCCCAGCGCCCTGAACGCTGCTGTTTAAAAAACACTGGACCGGGCGAGCTGATTTTAATTGCAGCCCAAACGAGGAAGAATATGGGTGCACCCAGCACCATAACAATGACAGAAAAAACCAGATCAAAAGTACGCTTCAACGTTTGCTCATTGAAACTGGAAAACGGCTTCGTGTTAACCTGAATGATCGGATACATATCATGGTATTCGATTGTTGCCATGTTAGTCATAAATCCCCGAAAATCAGGAACCAGCCGAATCTGGGTTCGTTGGCGTTCGCCCATCTTGATAACATCCCGTACCTGATCATCGCTCATCTCTGAAAGACAGCAATACAGGTAGTCAAGCTGTTTTTCTTTAACAAGTGTTTCAAGGTCAACAATCTGATCATCCATGTTCTCCAAGCTGAACATGCCATAAAACCGGTAGCCAAGCTCTTTCCTTTCACCGTAGAATTCTCTTATTAAGGTCGCTAGGTCACCCTTGCCA of Dyadobacter chenhuakuii contains these proteins:
- a CDS encoding sugar transferase, which encodes MKNHYSGLLPKAHLWTDVFLLNLSFIIAYLLRFEISSRVLPHHYVNLLLVANLVWIFTIHILKTYYFTRLSYHFNTQLGNFLKAVLVHGAAMMAFLYLTKQGEEYSRYQFLVTYGLFVIMSTASRATAVLFLKLYRQAGYNYNRYAIVGKGDLATLIREFYGERKELGYRFYGMFSLENMDDQIVDLETLVKEKQLDYLYCCLSEMSDDQVRDVIKMGERQRTQIRLVPDFRGFMTNMATIEYHDMYPIIQVNTKPFSSFNEQTLKRTFDLVFSVIVMVLGAPIFFLVWAAIKISSPGPVFFKQQRSGRWGEMFFIYKFRSMYVDADKMGLQHSQGDGDPRITPIGRMLRKSRLDELPQFINVLKGEMSVVGPRPLYKYDVDMLMEAAPHEFQRLLTVKPGITSIGQINVGYADTVAKNVERLRYDLQYLKTYSVFDDVQLIFRTVQVMVLGRGQ
- the rfbD gene encoding dTDP-4-dehydrorhamnose reductase, producing MRIVVLGASGQLGSCLKKVATERSITDISFPSEQDGNILDAELLNKLFSVEKPSFVINCAAYTAVDKAEDEQEICLKVNRDGAANIARACAAHGANLIHISTDFVFKGNVTGMLTETDPAEPENIYGLTKLEGEAAIAEILPEHFTLRTSWLYSEYGNNFVKTMLRLGKERDQLGVIIDQVGSPTYAIDLAGAILDIIESGSKEYGIYHYSNEGVTSWYDFAKAVFDISGTQVQLNPVKTSEYVTKAVRPAYSVMDKTKIKTAFSIQIPYWRDSLAECLQRLAAEQQ
- a CDS encoding T9SS type A sorting domain-containing protein, with protein sequence MKKLLFILIIFAYHNFCEAQSAGHISAERKSSIGKVTFVSTSAITSYYVDGYVQVSGASRFTFPVGDNGRFRPFAVSADGTLGAYYGANPNVAVTSNPKGGNYGPLPLGAPFPTSQKEAAVKVISTKEYWDINGSTKTRITLTWDSQSGIAQLLNNGNLTKLYIVGWDGKKWVKIASTYDATSILGGQSSHSSGSITTNLLIVPNTYNVYTFGADPASTAAAPALATTSFSGSANNQRIKLEWNTDSITAIKYTVEKSTDSTSWEQVASVAAVNSVSSRYFAEDLNPAKGKNFYRLKTTFPEGTVTRKPIFVKFGRVEEVSISIYPNPASDRVFVQGANFERVRRIVIQDLTGKTWIDAKSADRGIDVRLLSSGIYILSMENLDGIINSKKLIINK
- a CDS encoding capsule assembly Wzi family protein; its protein translation is MSTFRFLPLIAVVLVAALPGLTHGMPPVSAAFQDQTTQGDTNEITSGGKAWVEFAGYGSTASRTPFWFHANQWGIVPTSGQILSLRAGVEARRFLTKDSQSKSNWSVVYGAEFVANGAAHSKFLIPQAYAGLAFKSFQLTVGRRKQYVGFNDNELGTGSYMWSGNALPIPRIQLGFENYVPLIKNFIYFKGFYSDGLLDGKRPVTSELKLHNKGLFVRLGKPTGTVQLHGGFNHAVQWGGKSPYFTENGQMPSGLDKYWYVITGFKPNGKLKDVSSFDNANRIGNHVASLDFGLELNLKSVNILFYRQNLIEDGSLFYLNNVKDGLNGVTFTMKNQEVRNFTLDKLTFEVLYTKSQGGSEAVDGNAIRGKDDYFNNAQVRDGWSYYGRGLGTPFITPQSENDWPRYADFFTNNNRVWVVHTGMKGKLTGAIWTTKLSLSSNQGTYDVPLPSKLLQFSGVVGLEKQVEWLGGSVIKGAVSADAGEFLDDAFGLMLSIRKNLSF